The Polypterus senegalus isolate Bchr_013 chromosome 10, ASM1683550v1, whole genome shotgun sequence genomic interval GATGCTGTCAAAGGCTTTTTCAAAGTCCATAAACTTTATGTATCTGGTCATTACAGCCTCTTTTCTTTCTGAAGCCAGCTTGTTCTTTATGTGGACAGTTGTCAACAGCATCTATGATCCGCAGTATGATGATTTTGGTAAGAATCTTACTAGTTACTGACAAGAGTGTGATACCACGCCGATTGTTTCAATCAGCCAGTGCACCTTTTTTGGGAATCTTAAAAATTATTCCTTTTGTCCATTCGTTTGGTATCTGCCCCTTCTCCATAATTTTAGTGCACAGTGATTGCAGGATTTTGGCTACCATGCCTGGTTTGGCTTTGAATAATTCAGCATTCAAGTTGTCATTTCCTAGAGCTTCGAAATTCTTGAGAGGTTTCATAGCGGTTACAATCTCATCCCTCTTTGCTAGAGCTGTATTAATCTTGAGGTCTTCTTCTGACTCTCTAACATCTGAACTGCAAGTGGTGGTGGTCTATTTaagatttctttaaaattttcgGTCCAACTTGCCTCTTGTTCCTTCTCTGATGTTAACAACTTGCTGTTCTTATCTTTCACTGGTCCACTGGCACTTGTTTGAAACTTTCCACTTATCAGTTTGGTGATTTTATAAACCCTTTCCTGATTTCCTTGTTCAGCTGCTTCTTCAGCCTCTTTTCTGAGTCTATATATGTAGGATCTCTTGTAGCTAAGAGTCTTAAATTTTCTGTTGGCCTCAGAGTAGTCTGCTTGGAGTTTATCCTTCATTCATACTGACTTTGCATTCAACATCCTCTTCTTGATTTTACTCCTTTCTTCTATGCTGACCATGAACTCTTGTTGTATCCATCTTTGGTCTTCTTTCCCCTTCTGCATCCTAGGCTTGTTTTGCTACTCTGTTCATAGTCTGTTGCGTTTTTCTTCCACATAGTgtcaattctttcttttcctgacactTTCTCATCTAGGTCTTGTAAAGCCTGGAATCTGTTCTTCAGCTGTGTGATTAAAGTAGATCTTATATCGTTGTTTCTCAGCTTCTCTCCATCAAAGTATTTGTGAGGCTTTATTGCAGTTCCTGCCCTTCTCAGCCCGAGTTTCTCCACTGCTACCACTAGATGGTGGTCACTTCCTACATCTGCTCCTTTCCTAACTTTCACATCTTTCACATCCATGTGCTGTGAATCAACAGATGGTCGATCTGGTTCTTATCTCTTTCATTGTGCGAGTACCATGTCATCTTACGGATCTTGAAATTTTGAAAGAGAGTCCCTCCTATAGCAAGATTGTTCATGGCACAGAATTCTATAAGTCTTtcgccattttcatttattattccaCATCCATGAGTGCCCATATCTTTGGTGTTATGTTTATTGCTGCTTCCCATCTTGGCATTCAAATCGCCCATTACAATTGTCAGATCGTAACGTGAAATTTCTGCTTGTAGTTGTTCATAACTACTGGTCTTTCTCTTCAGTGTTATTAAGCAAAGTCAaagcactaagcaaactcctgtcaatcatgaagaatccactgcatccacttaacagtgtcatctccaggcagaggagtagcttcagtgacagacttttgtcactgtcctgttccactgacagactgaggagatcgttcctcccccacactatgcgactcttcaattccacccgggagtaaatcacgaacattaattttattttaattcttttcatttttattactatttaatttaatattgtttctttgtatcagtatactgctgctggattatgtgaatttccccttgggattaataaagtatctatctatctatctatctatctatctatctatctatctatctatctatctatctatctatctatctatctatctatctatctatctatctatctatgatttgTTGGTGCATAACACTGAATTACTGTCATATTCGCTTGCTTTCCTTTCAGCCTAATTCTCAACAGGCTACTGTTCACTGGCTTTCATTGCATCAAACATTTCTCCAAGCCTTTCTTCAAAATTATCACTACTCCTTCATGCTGTTGATTATCTTCCCTTTCTGAGTCTAAGACTGTTTCTTCAGTGAACATTTTTAACTTGCCTGATCCTGTCCATCTGTTTTTGCTGACACCAAGTATGTGCAGACTATCTCCTCATCTCTGCTGTTACCTCTGCGAGTCTGCCTGTGTCATACATCGAAAGAACATTCCACATTCCTATCCTCGACTTGGTTTTCCCTGTGTTCAGAGCTCCCTTTATCATGTCAATGGCATCCTCATGGTTTTTGCTAATGCCAGTCATCTAATTCTCACATGGAGACTCAGGAACTCCATCGCACACAGCTGTTGATTGTTTCTTTGTTGCTGTTTCCATAATGGAGATATTTTTACCAGTCAGAGTGGTGCCCTGAGTTGAATCCCCAAAAATGGTGCACCATTGGATCGAGATTAGTCTGGTCTCTACCCTTCGACCTGTCTGACTcgggtggccctaccaggagaTAAATCTCCCACCAGCATAACTCTCAGGGTCGTTGGGACACATAAGCCCCAGAATCACAACAAGATTTCGATCATTTCTAAGGATTTACAACAGTAGACAGTCATAACCTCCAGCTTAATGGCAAATTATGGTGAGATAGCCAGGGAGAACAGGAAAATTAGAACAGTAGTTAGTGGGTTATTGGAAAAATTTTTCCTGTGGGGTTCAACGTCCAGGAAAGAAACCAGAACCATCTGGGCATTCCACATTACCTGAGAGTGTCACTGTTAACAGGAGCTCTCTTCATCTTCCCAGCATCTCATGTGGGTACAATATGCTGAAAatgctgcattatttattttttctttagaacTAATATGCTGTGTGCAAACCTAGCCACCAAGCTGCCAGTTTCATTGTGCAATACTCACTACCACTGCTGCACAATGTGGTGATATGCTTTGTAAAAGAAGGCTTTTAAAACAGTTGATTGCAGGAACTAAAGCACTAGATCTTTCAGGATGGCTTCAATAGTGGAAAGAGTTTTGGCCTTTACTTTGTCAGCACACCCACTTCTCGAATGAGGAAATGGCATGTTTTAAAGGCAGACAAAGTGAAGGAGAAAAGTTAAACTGGCGCACAACTAGAATTGCCTGAATAGGACAAGAAAGAACAATGTATGGCATAGCACAGCGAGTTACATCATGTTTATTTCTGGTTTATTTACTGATCAATCAGTCAGTTAAGATTAATAAAGCAGATTAATAAGGTCAGCAGAAATCCAGATACCTGGACATCTAAAATGAGACTTCAGACACCATCCTCTGTTGTATTGGGAGTCACAGATCTCTCTAATTCTCCCACTAATAAGATCTCTTGAGCAGTTTGAAGACATTAAACACAACAGCAGTTAACTTTGTACATCTCAGGTTACAGATGGTGTGTCCACAGCTTCTGATAGATTCACATTAGCTAAACTGATATTTTTAGGAAAAGGGAGTCCTgctcttcaaaactttaaaattgcCCACTGAGAGAGAAGGGCAGATTTCAGTAAAAGACACCCGATGCTTAGTGTTTTGTTATGCTGAGTGACcctatttttcccttttattctttttattgtgtAGCCCTTTACAAAATGTCTCAAATTTCATACTTTTAGCCTTAATATGTTACACTAATTGTCTTACCTATGCCCTCAGGCAATAGCATACATACAGCAATAGAACAAACAGGAGAGAgagttacactttaaattaattatctattatattatgttttaatatattatattattattgttgttattattattatattatattattatatattatatgctTATATTATAAGACAGCTGAATATATGAGTGTTGATTACAAACCAATACAACCTGATAATACTAGATGTGAAGTTTCAGGTGGTGTAATAACTTGTTGTTACATTCGGTTCTTTCTGTCCAGCTCATCATCAGCGCAGGCCCAGGTAAAGATTTGGCTGCTAAGACAGAGTTGTCCTCTCTTCATGTTGAAtagcaagagagaaagggaaagGCATAGTGACTGAATTATTCCATTCCCATCACAAATACTAGACAAATGAGGGTCGGCAAATGGATTAATTTATCTAATTCAATTGGACCAATAGGATACAGAAAGGCCAATcataaaaagacacatttctctAGACCCTGCTTCATATTAGCTAGACAGTTTATGGCATTCCTGTGATGGATGGCTTATAGGTTAATATAATATCTGAACAGGGTCACCCTTGCTGCATGACCTCAACCCCCCTACCATAAACTTCACATCGTGAGTCAGTACTTAACACCGCCTCCTAAAGACTCGAGGGTTGGTTAGGAAAGCATCAAAGAACAGTTGTTCTCATCAGTAAAGTAAAACATGTCCTCTGAAACAGTATCTAATACCAACTTAACCCTATTCTTAAAAGACATAACATATGCAATTATAACAATACTAGATATCACAAAAGCACAACAggaaaatgacattaaaacaagtgcactttgtGCAGTCCTTGAAACATTTGAACTTTATGTTAGAACAATCTGACAAGAGCAGGCCATGAAGTTttacaaagcttgccagtcctatccacttaatccttctaaaataacatcaagttgagaaaattgaaaaggctcagttcttttaatccatccactgtagccctggaatcagccccgtctctcttctctggacctttctagcgctgctatgttctttttgtagcctggagactagaACTACATGCAGGACTTCAGATGAAGcctcgccagtgtgttataaagctcgagcagaacctctttggacttgtactgcacacatcaaggcgctatataacctgacattctgttaacctacttaatggcttctgaacactgtctgaaggTTGATAGTGATgattccactatgactcctaaatcccttTCACCTTATGAATCCATTCATTTctcattgtatattttaataattgagCATTGTTTATCTTCATTACACTTGGCCTACACTATGCAGTGACTTTCAGTATTTGTTCTGTAGAAGGCCTTTCATTAATATTGCCACAGGAGGGCAGCAGAcagctatttttttaattatttcacttGATTGGCCTCCTagtgtgaccctgtagttaggatatagcgggttggataatggatggatggatggatggtctccTTCTGTTCTGAAAATCTGCTCTCTTTCTTCCTTCCTCAAATAGCCAATAAAGAGCGACGGATCCATTCCATATCATAACAACTGCATTTGGAATTTTATGGGCCTACACAGCTGATTAAAAAAGGATGAAACTTAGGGAAGCGCAATCCACGTATGTAAGTGAAAAATGTAAAGCTTTAATAACAAATCTCGCAGCTCATCCATTACACCACAgactttattaaaacaattaagcgAGGCTCAGTACAAACAATAAAGTGCAACTTGAGGCAAAGGCTGATGGTGTCATCCTGGCTGTAGAAGAGACATCAGTCAGAAGAGAgggatttgattttgttttcgaTCCAGTCTTGGTATGCGGACACCTTTGTGTACACGTTTCTCCGATGGACATCTTCACAGGTTTTTCTATCACGATAAGACACAAGTCCCACAGCTCTAGGACTGTTCTTGCTATCTGAACATATCAGTGGACTTCCTGAATCTCcctgaaacaaattaaatttaaaaagcattaaaaataaactaagaTGAAGAATAAACCACATAACTAAAAGCTTGTCTTCTGGTTTTTGTAGAGCAAAATGTAATCAACTTACATTACAGGTCCCCTTACTGCCAGGGCCCCTGGCGCAGATCTGTGAATCAGAGGGACAGTTTGCCTGGATCTTCCCATCCACCTCTCTCAGGACGTGGCTGATTGGCCCTTTGGTGACAGTGGTTCCCCATCCTGCCACAGAACAGAGGGTATCAATTTTGAAGACCTCATTGCTCTTTGCAATGCTGATGGTTTGAACTTCATTTGTGATTCTGGCGGTTCGCTTCAGCTGTTTCAAATAAACAAAAGCCAGAATGAAGTCAGCCTGCCCTCTCATTAGGGGGGCTTAACCAGTGTGCCATATAATATGTACAGAGAAACAACCATTAAGGTAATGTACTGATTAACGAGTTTGAGTTAGAAGAACAGCCTTTGTTTTaagcttaaagaaaaaaattaaacttcagTCACAGAAGATAGAGAGTATCAGCAGGCAGACACCATCTATATAGCGGGCTCTGTGGAGATGGAGGGGTTTGGCCCTGCTCTTTTAATCAGACCTCTGTGTGTGGTTAGTTGAGGGGTTCTCACCTGTAATCCACATGGTCTTAATGTCACAAAAGGAAGAAATAATTAAGGaggaactttgttttcatttattggatTGCTCCTCATTCATTGTTAACAATGAAGCAGATAAGAGAAAGATTTTCCTAAAAATCTGGGAAAATGAGGGaatatttttacattacagaAGCTTATATATAACCCACATGGGAACTTGAATAGTCCAAAATCCACCATACACATACCAGTGAAAGTATGTGTGACTTCATGTGGTTTCAAGGAAGGTGAGAAAACACAACAATTAAAGGCGTCTCAGCCCTGCTTGCTCACAATTACACTTACCTTCAGGAGCATGATGTCATTTGCTTGTGTTGCATTATTATAATTTTCATGAGGAAGGATGTCCATCACAGGTATCACCTGCCAGGAGCGATTACGTTTTGATAGATCATGAGCCCCCAGGAGAGCCATGATACTCCTGTTGAGAAAAAAACTGGAGGTGATTAATGGAGGAGTATAGGGAAAATGGTTTTATCACTGGTAAAAATGACCAGCATAGTGACCACAGTCCAGTGCTCTTATGGGTGGCTCTTGTGAAACACTGAAACAAACCATCAGCTAAACAtggtacaaaaaagaaacagggcatagaaataaagacaaaagagctgCAGGTAAAATTGATCAcaggaaaaataatacaataaaaatattctaAATCTGACTGTAGCCCTATTTGTCATGGGTTTCCAAGCTACTTATACACAAGTATGACGCATCTACTAAAAAATTCTACAGTCTAagtgtatttgttttaaattttagtaaAATCCAAAGCGAAACATTtcacacacaaaataaagaaaaaattgaaagtacaaaaggaaatggaaaagcttattgtttttgaaatttcttaCATATTCAAGTTACATTTATTTAAGTTTCTATATGTAATTGCTTACAATAAGGCTTACATACAGTGACTACCAGAGTAGCAGCAGCCCAAACCTCCAGACACAACTAGAgggcacagtcctgggttcaaatacaagATGTTTAATGTACACAGTACCTCAACAGGCTTCCAATTCCTCTTTCCAAGGCAGCACAATAGAACAGTAAGgttttctttctccttccacacctcccacgtagtctCATCCACTTCCTCCAAACTCTGACATCTGGTGCAGGAGAATCGGCTCCTTTTTTGCCaaaccctggagtacttccagtgccacagcCTTGCATATT includes:
- the LOC120536273 gene encoding mast cell protease 1A-like; this encodes MLLVDWVAITAVCVGIAGVSGDKIIDGTEAKAHSRPYMAYLEIHINNKIYCYGGTLIHPEFILSAAHCQGESIMALLGAHDLSKRNRSWQVIPVMDILPHENYNNATQANDIMLLKLKRTARITNEVQTISIAKSNEVFKIDTLCSVAGWGTTVTKGPISHVLREVDGKIQANCPSDSQICARGPGSKGTCNGDSGSPLICSDSKNSPRAVGLVSYRDRKTCEDVHRRNVYTKVSAYQDWIENKIKSLSSD